The Mycobacterium avium subsp. avium genomic sequence AGCGGCCCCCACCACGAGCCGGCGCGGCATCCCCGCCACGGCGCCGCGCAATCTGTCGACAAGCGTCATCCTTGCTTCCTCATCCTTCTTGCGGCGTTCCGGCGCGTTCGTCCGCTCGGCCGCTTTCTTGATTGGTTCGAACCGCCTGCGCCTACCGATGGCATGAAGCGCAGGAGTGCTCGTGTAGTCAACCACACCGGTGGCCGTTCGGTCGCATCGAGGCGAGCCCGCCTGCGGCCGAGCGGCCCTGGAACCCAGCGGTTTTCACATCCAACACGTGTACAAAAGTCGACGTCGGCGCATGTGCTTGACCGCCGTGGCGAGCTGGTCGGGGGTCAGATGTGATGTTGCTGCCAATTTGTCGCGGAGGCCGCGGCCCGACCGGTGGCGGATCGGCCGAAAATTCTTCTGCGCGGCGCTCACTCGCGCGGCGGCGGTGGCGCTTCCTCCGGCACCGGCAGCCCGCAGCGGGCGAGCTCGTAGCGCGGCACCCGATCGATCCGGTAGCCGGTGAATTGGAAGGAGTGCAGCACGTTGGACAGGAACCGGTGCGGGGTCATCGGGGCCCGCACCGAGGCCAGCACCGCCCGGGTGTCCGGGCACTGCAGCGCCGAGACGGCCTCGGCGACCCACTGCGCGTCCAGGTAGCCCGGGATCCCGGGATACACCTTCACCCAGGGCCCGTCGGCGATCACCCAGTCCGGGAACAGGTTCTTGTCGTGCCCGATCCGGCCGTGCTTGAGGCGTTCGGTGTGCTGCGCCAGCGGATTCGCCAGACCAATCTGGTCGATCACCCGGACGTCGAGCCCGACGTTCATCCCCACCATGCCCAGGTTGGTGAAAAACACGGTGTGCTGCGGCTTTTGCAGAAACTTGTCGGGCGGGGTGCCGGGCGGCGGCTGGGCCATCGGCACCAGGTCCCACTGGGTGTAGTTGCCCGACGGCAGCAGCAGCGCACCCTCGGGGGTGTTGTTCAGCGCGGTCAGGATGGCGGCCATCCGCGGATAGCCCAGATAGTCGGCGGCGGTCAGCGGGTGCGCGTGGCCGGTGGCCTGGGCGTAGAAGCGGCGTTCGTCGACGATCCCGGAGTAGGTGACGTGCGTGGCGTCGTCGCCCATGCCGGGCGAGTTGGCCGCCCACAGCGCCCATCCGGCGATCCCCAGCCACAGCGCGCAGGCCGCGCCGGCCACCCAGTTGCCGGTCTCGCGGGAGTAGTCCTGGCCGTCGGGCACCATCACCGGGACGACGGCCACCGGGGCCAGCAGGCAGAACAGCGGCGCCAGCAGCACCCGGGCGTGCATGAAGTCCCCGCCCTGGCGAATCCAGTACAGGGCCTGCAGCAAACCGCTGACCAGCACCCAGGCCACCACCGCCGGCGGGCTGTGCACCGCCCGGGCCACCCGGCCGTAGTTGGGCGCCAGCGGGGGCCGCAGGAACGACGGCCGCCGCCGGGCGGCCGCCAGCAGCACCCCGAGCAGCACCAGCAGCACCGCGGGAACCCACACCAGGTACGGCGCGTCGAAGTTGGACAGGTAGGTCATGCCCTGCGACCACTTGTCCCCGGCGGCGTCCTTGGCCAGGGCGGTGCCCGGCACCAGCAGGCCGTAGTAGCCCATCCGGAAGATCTCGTAGGCCACCGGCAGCGCACCGCCGGCGGCGACGATCAGCGCCCGGCGCCGCCAAGTGCGGGCCGTGACCAGCATCATGATCAGCGCCAGCCCGCCCATCAGCGCCAGCTCCGGACGCACCAGGACGCTGAACCCGGCGACGAACGCCAGCGCACCGGCGAACTCCCGGCGGTCCGGCCGGTTGCGCACCGGCTGCGCCCAGCACACCATCATCCACCACAGCAACCCCAGGTAGGCCAGGGCCAAACCGCTTTCCAGGCCGGAGGTGGCGAAGTCCCGCGACGGCGGCAGTGCGATGTAGACCAGCGCCCCGGCGGGCAGCATGATCGCCCGGCGGCCGCGTAGGCTGGGCGCGTACAACCGCGCCGCGCCCAGCATCAGCAGCGCCACCCCGAGCACCGAAAGCGTCAGCGCCAGCGCCAGCGCCACGTACTCCATCCGCAGCGGGCCGCCCACCCAGCTGCCGGCGTACATCAGATACGTCCACGCCGTCGAGGTGTTGGCCTCCACCCGCTCGCCCTGGTTGAACACCGGCCCGTTGCCGGCCAGCAGGTTGCGCACGGTGCGCAGCACGATCAGCCCGTCGTCGGCG encodes the following:
- the aftB gene encoding terminal beta-(1->2)-arabinofuranosyltransferase, with the translated sequence MPSVSPELQALKARIMGSRPVMRRPGWPVFPYTTMVRSSLWIGVAVVAVLFAWGGWQRRWIADDGLIVLRTVRNLLAGNGPVFNQGERVEANTSTAWTYLMYAGSWVGGPLRMEYVALALALTLSVLGVALLMLGAARLYAPSLRGRRAIMLPAGALVYIALPPSRDFATSGLESGLALAYLGLLWWMMVCWAQPVRNRPDRREFAGALAFVAGFSVLVRPELALMGGLALIMMLVTARTWRRRALIVAAGGALPVAYEIFRMGYYGLLVPGTALAKDAAGDKWSQGMTYLSNFDAPYLVWVPAVLLVLLGVLLAAARRRPSFLRPPLAPNYGRVARAVHSPPAVVAWVLVSGLLQALYWIRQGGDFMHARVLLAPLFCLLAPVAVVPVMVPDGQDYSRETGNWVAGAACALWLGIAGWALWAANSPGMGDDATHVTYSGIVDERRFYAQATGHAHPLTAADYLGYPRMAAILTALNNTPEGALLLPSGNYTQWDLVPMAQPPPGTPPDKFLQKPQHTVFFTNLGMVGMNVGLDVRVIDQIGLANPLAQHTERLKHGRIGHDKNLFPDWVIADGPWVKVYPGIPGYLDAQWVAEAVSALQCPDTRAVLASVRAPMTPHRFLSNVLHSFQFTGYRIDRVPRYELARCGLPVPEEAPPPPRE